Below is a window of Terriglobales bacterium DNA.
AGGAACACCGCCCTCGTCTTCTGGGGTAGAATATACGTTTCGCGAGGCAGAGAGATGGCAACCAGAACCAGGGAGCGCATCGAGGCCCCAGCACGTTCCAAGGGCCCCCAGGCTCCCGATGTAAGCGTCCAGAAGAGCCCCAAATCGGCCCCCACCAACGGCACCGCCCCCATCCCGGAGGCGGTCCTGCGCCGCCTCTACACCTACATGCTGAAGTGCCGCATGGTGGAGGAGCGCGCCCGCCTGCTCTTCAAGCAGGGCAAGTTCGCCGGCAACTACTACGCCGCCGTCGGCCAGGAAGCCACCGAGGTGGGCGCCACCATCGATCTGGAGCCCGGCGACACCGTCGCTCCCTCCCATCGTAACTTCGTCACCAACATCATGAAGGGCACGCCGCTGAGACTGATGTACGCCCAGCTCTATGCCCGCAAGACCAGCCCCGACCAGGGGCGCTCTTCCCCGGCGCATTGCGGCTACGCCCCCGCCAACATCATCACCCCGGCCTCCACTATCGCCGCCCAGCTCAACATCGGCACCGGCGTCGCTCTGGCCTACAAGATGCAGAAGAAGCCCAACCTGGTGGTCGCGCTCTCGGGCGACGGCTCCACCAGCCTGGGCTTCTGGCACGAGGCCCTGAACTTCGCCGGCGTGCACAAGCTGCCCATCGTCTACATCGTGGAGAACAATCTGTGGGCGGAGTCGGTCTCGACCTCGCTGCAGACCGCGGTCCCCGACCTGAGCGTGAAGGCCC
It encodes the following:
- a CDS encoding thiamine pyrophosphate-dependent dehydrogenase E1 component subunit alpha; this translates as MATRTRERIEAPARSKGPQAPDVSVQKSPKSAPTNGTAPIPEAVLRRLYTYMLKCRMVEERARLLFKQGKFAGNYYAAVGQEATEVGATIDLEPGDTVAPSHRNFVTNIMKGTPLRLMYAQLYARKTSPDQGRSSPAHCGYAPANIITPASTIAAQLNIGTGVALAYKMQKKPNLVVALSGDGSTSLGFWHEALNFAGVHKLPIVYIVENNLWAESVSTSLQTAVPDLSVKAQAYGFPGVTVDGNDVAAVYRASREALARARSGEGPTLIECKTYRWYGHSEIDPAKYRKPEEVEAWKAKDPIPAAERYLSKQGLWTEKWKQELTDQINQEIDEAIAFAESSPFPEPEECLDHVYSFSIRERELGRDPFQFRGPK